Genomic DNA from Stigmatella erecta:
GTAGTAGTCGTCCGCCATTGCTGATGACCTATCCTGGAAAATCGCGACTGCAAGAACGTAACCAGCTTACGGGACTGTGCCAGCACGATGCGTGCCGGCCGGGGGGATGTATAGAGTGGCCCCCGATGAAGGTGGCCTTGGCAGCGCTGAACATCCATCCGGGGAGAGGCCCCTGGCTACTGGCCGGATGGCTGGCGGTGGCCCCTGGGCTGGCGGTGGCCCAGGCGCAGGGCGGCGTGACGGCCGGGGCGGCTGCGGTGCCCGCCGAGGGCCGGATCGCTGACCGGGTGGTGGCCATCATCGAGGGGCAGGTGCTCTCCTTGAGCGAGCTGGAGTTCGAGACCCGCGTGGCGCTCATCCAGCGAGGGGCCATGCAGGCGGCGGCCGCACCGCTCGACGAGGAAACCCTCAAGGGGGCGCTCGAACTGGCGATCAACCAGCGGCTCCAGGTGCTGAGCGCGGACCGGCTCGAGGCCTTCACCGCCGAGCAGACCGAAGTGGACGAGCGGGTGGCGGCCTTCCGGGACCAATTCGAGACCGAGGCTGGGTTCCAAGCGTTCCTGGCGCACTACGGTGCGGACCTCCGGCAGCTGACCGAGGTGTTGACGCGCAGCGTCCGGGCGGAGCGCATCCTGGACAGCCGCATCCGGCCGCGGGCGCAAGTAGGGGAGGCGGAGTTGCTTCGCTATTATCAGCAGCACGCGAGCGAATACCCGGAGGGCTACGCCACCGTGAAGGCCCGTCTCCGGGAGAAGCTGGTCCGGGAGCGCTACAGCGCCCTGGCCACCGAGGAGTTGAACCAGGCGCGCGCCTCCGCCCAGGTCCGGCGGGTGGCGCCCTTCGCCCGGGAGGCACGGCCATGAGACGCATGACGGAGGAAGAGGGCGCACCGGAGCAGAAGCCATCCCCGTTCCTGATCCGCCCCATGACCCACGAGGACATGCCGGCGGTGACCGCGCTGGAGCAGGCCTCCTTCCGCAACCCCTGGTCGCCGGAGCTGCTGCGGCGCGAGCTGGACCACGACTGGTCCACGATCCTCCTGGTGGAGGAGCCGCAGCCGGACGGCACCCGGAAGCTGCTGGGGCTGGCCATCTTCTGGATCGTCCAGGACGAGGTCCACGTGCTCAACGTGGCGACGGCCCCCGAGCAGCGGCGGCGCGGGGTGGCCCGGGCGGTGATGGACGAGGTGCTGGCGCGGGGCAGGGCGCGGCGCTGCGTGCTGGCCACGCTGGAGGTACGCCGCAGCAACGAGGCGGCCCTGGGGCTCTACAAGTCCCTGGGCTTCCGCCCGGTCGGTGTGCGTCCGAACTACTATGCGGACGAGGGTGAGGACGCGATCGTGATGGTCCTCGACTTCTAACTGCACGAGGAGTAGAGGAGCGTTTCGACCACGCGTTTCAGGAATGGATCCGCTCCTACCCGACGGTTTCTCTCGTCGTGGGCACAGGCGATGCTTGACAGGGGAAGGTCCCTTCCTATACTCGCGGCCCTTTTTGTAAATCTGTAGGTTTGTATGTGCCGCCCTGCGTGTCCACCGGCGGCCGTTCGACAAGGAAGCCTCAGTGCCGACGATCAGCCAGCTGGTCCGCAAGGGCCGCGAGAAGTTGAACATCAAGGGCAAGAGCCCCGCGCTCAAGGAGTGCCCTCAGAAGCGCGGCGTGTGCACCCGCGTCTACACCACCACGCCGAAGAAGCCGAACTCGGCCCTTCGCAAGGTGGCGCGCGTGCGCCTCACCAACGGGATCGAAGTGACGTCCTACATCCCGGGCGTGGGTCACAACCTCCAGGAGCACTCGGTGGTGATGATCCGCGGCGGCCGCGTGAAGGACCTCCCGGGTGTGCGCTACCACATCGTCCGTGGAACGCTGGACTCCGTGGGCGTGGCCAACCGCAAGCAGAGCCGCTCCAAGTACGGCGCCAAGCGCCCGAGCTGAAGCCGTTCGATCACCTCCTGAAGTCATACCGGAACGCTGACCCCACACCCTGGGGAGCGCTCTTGTCCATCATGCAGTACGAAAAGCCCCGTGGGCTCCCGCATGCGGGGGTGGGGCGTAAGGGAAGAAGATGCCTCGTCGTCGAGTAGTCGCCAAGCGCAAGATTCTGCCGGATCCGAAGTACCAAGATCGGCTCGTCACCAAGTTCGTCAACGACCTGATGCGCAAGGGGAAGAAGTCCATCGCGGAGGGCGTGTGCTACGGCGCCTTCGCCCTCATCGAGGAGCGCGCGAAGGAAGACCCCCTGAAGACCTTCAAGAAGGCGCTGGACAACGTGAAGCCGGTGCTCGAGGTCAAGAGCCGCCGCGTCGGCGGTGCCACGTACCAGGTGCCCGTGGAGGTCCGTCAGGACCGCCGGGTCGCGCTCGGCATGCGGTGGATCATCTCCTACTCCAAGGCCCGGGGTGAGAAGACCATGCAGGAGAAGCTCGCCGGGGAAATCATGGATGCCGCCAACAACCGGGGCAACGCCGTGAAGAAGCGCGAGGACACGCACAAGATGGCGGAGGCGAACAAGGCCTTCGCGCACTACCGCTGGTAGGCCTTCGGGTCTCGCGGTGAATGCACCCGGATGCGCGAGGCGTATCCGGGTGTTGCAGTTCTCTGACAATCCGTTTCGAAGGGGTTTCTGGCAATGGCTCGCGAGTATCCGCTCGAGCGCTACCGCAACATCGGCATCATGGCGCACATCGATGCTGGGAAGACCACCACCACCGAACGGATCCTGTTCTACACAGGCGCCATCCACAAGATGGGCGAGGTCCACGAAGGCAACACCACCACGGACTGGATGGTGCAGGAGCGTGAGCGCGGCATCACGATCACCTCCGCGGCCATCACCGCCTTCTGGACGCGCAAGGACCAGAAGTACCGCGTCAACATCATCGACACGCCGGGCCACGTGGACTTCACCATCGAGGTGGAGCGCTCGCTGCGCGTGCTGGACGGGGCCATTGCCGTCTTCGACGCGGTGAACGGCGTGGAGCCCCAGTCCGAGACGGTCTGGCGGCAGGCGGACCGGTACAAGGTTCCGCGCATCTGCTTCATCAACAAGATGGACCGGGTGGGGGCGGACTTCGAGATGTCCGTG
This window encodes:
- the rimI gene encoding ribosomal protein S18-alanine N-acetyltransferase, whose product is MRRMTEEEGAPEQKPSPFLIRPMTHEDMPAVTALEQASFRNPWSPELLRRELDHDWSTILLVEEPQPDGTRKLLGLAIFWIVQDEVHVLNVATAPEQRRRGVARAVMDEVLARGRARRCVLATLEVRRSNEAALGLYKSLGFRPVGVRPNYYADEGEDAIVMVLDF
- the rpsL gene encoding 30S ribosomal protein S12, which produces MPTISQLVRKGREKLNIKGKSPALKECPQKRGVCTRVYTTTPKKPNSALRKVARVRLTNGIEVTSYIPGVGHNLQEHSVVMIRGGRVKDLPGVRYHIVRGTLDSVGVANRKQSRSKYGAKRPS
- the rpsG gene encoding 30S ribosomal protein S7 yields the protein MPRRRVVAKRKILPDPKYQDRLVTKFVNDLMRKGKKSIAEGVCYGAFALIEERAKEDPLKTFKKALDNVKPVLEVKSRRVGGATYQVPVEVRQDRRVALGMRWIISYSKARGEKTMQEKLAGEIMDAANNRGNAVKKREDTHKMAEANKAFAHYRW